The nucleotide sequence CCTGGCCCTGCTACTCGGCTCCATCCAGATCGGTGGCAGTCACCTGGTACCGGTTCCGGTTGGTCGAGTCTTCTCCACCTTCTCCAACCTGTTCAGCCAGTTCCTGTCCTTCTCGATCCCGCTGATCATCATCGGCCTGGTCACGCCCGCCATCGCGGACCTCGGACGTGGCGCCGGCCGCTGGCTCGCCATTACCGCCGCCATCGCCTACAGCTCTACGCTGTTCGCGGGCTTCGTCACCTACCTGGTATGCGCGGCCACACTTCCCCGCGTCCTGGGTGGTACGACTCTGGCGGACGTGGAGGAGCCCGGCAGTGCCCTGGACACCTACTTCAGCGTGGAGATGCCCGCCCCGGTGGGAGTGATGACGGCCCTACTGCTCAGCTTCGTGCTCGGCATCGGGCTGTCGATGGTGCCGCGCGGGGTCATGCGCAAGGGATTCATCGAGTTCCGTGCCATCATCACCTCCCTGATCGAGCGGATCATCATTCCGCTGCTGCCACTGCATATCTTCGGCATCTTCCTGAACCTCACCTACACCGGTGAGGCCTGGGCGATTATGCGCACCCTGCTGCGGGTCGTCGTGGTCGTGCTGGTCCTGGAGGTGCTCATCCTGGGTGTCCAGTACCTGGTTGCGGGGGCCGTCGGCCGCAAGAACCCCGTGAGGGCGCTGGTGACCATGCTGCCTGCCTACCTCACCGCCCTGGGTACCTCCTCCTCGGCGGCCACCATCCCGGTGACCCTGCGGCAGGCCCGCAAGAACGGCGTGGCCGACGCCGTCGCCTCCTTCACCGTGCCGCTGTGCGCCACCATCCACCTGGCCGGCTCCACCTCAAAGATCTTTGCCTTCGCATTCGCTATTGCCCTGACCCAGGGCATCACGGTTTCCGCCGCACAGTGGATCGGCTTCATCTTCATGCTCGGCATCACGATGGTCGCCGCTCCGGGAGTTCCCGGCGGAGCCATCATGGCTGCTACCGGCCTGCTGTCCAGCATGCTCGGCTTCGACGACGCCCAGGTGGCGCTCATGATCGCCACCTACATTGCCCTGGACGCCTTCGGCACCGCCACCAATGTCACCGGTGACGGCGCTATCGCCATCGTTGTGGACCGGCTTGCCCACGGCCGCATAGGGCCCGAGGGGGAGCCGGAGAACACCCGCGAGCTGGCCTTCGACGGCATGAAGTACCTGGACCGGGTCAGCGTGGAGGGCGTGGTCAGCGCCGAGGAGCTGGAGGCCTCCGCCGCCGCCGCGGGCCCCAACGCCGTCAGCCGCTGACGCGCGGCCATGCCCTGCCGAGCAGGTGGGCTGTGCCGCGAAGACAGTAGCCTGCCCGCACACCGTGCCCTCTGATGATGTCGGTGCCCGCAGCCTCGTGCCAAGCCGTGGGGCTGCGGGCGGGGGCGAGCAGCCGGGTCCGTGAGCGCCTAGATGTGCAGAACCAGGCGCAAGGCGCTGAGGGCCGCGCCATCGTGCTAATCCCGCGGTGTAGCCCAGATCTCCTCACACGCCCGGGCCGCTCCGGCTATCGTCCCAGCCGCTCGACCTGGTCACGGCATAGGCTTGGTGTACCGGCCCTCAGGGGCCCCAACTGACTGTCTCTTGTCTCGAAGGAGTCCTTCATGGCCAACGCCCCCGTCAACATCACTGTCACCGGCGCTGCCGGCAACATCGGCTACGCGCTGCTTTTCCGTATCGCCTCCGGTGCCCTGCTCGGCCCCGACCAGCGCGTCAACCTGCGTCTGCTTGAGATCCCGCAGGCTGTCAAGGCCGCCGAGGGCACTGCCATGGAGCTGTTCGACTCGGCCTTCTCCACCCTCGGCTCCGTCGATATCTTCGACGACCCCAAGCAGGCCTTCGAGGGCGCCAACATTGCCTTCCTGGTCGGCTCCATGCCCCGCAAGGCCGGCATGGAGCGCTCCGACCTGCTGTCCGCCAACGGCGGCATCTTCGGTCCCCAGGGGGAGGCGCTGGGCGCCGGCGCCGCCGACGACATCAAGGTCCTCGTGGTTGGCAACCCCGCCAACACCAATGCGCTCATCGCAGCCTCCCACGCCGGCGACATCCCGGCCTCCCGCTTCACCGCCATGACCCGCCTGGACCACAACCGGGCCCTGGCCCAGCTGGCCGCCAAGGCCGGCTGCCACGTCTCCGACATCGACAAGGTCACCATCTGGGGCAACCACTCCACCACCCAGTACCCCGACCTGACCCACGCCACGATCAAGGGCGAGCCGGTCACCGACATCCTGGCCGACCGCGCCTGGGTCGAGGACGACTTCATCCCCACCGTGGCCAAGCGCGGCGCCGCCATCATTGAGGCGCGCGGTGCCTCCTCGGCCGCCTCCGCGGCCTCCGCCGCCATCGACCACGTCCGTGACTGGTGCCTGGGCACCACCTCCGCATGGACCTCCGCCGCGGTCATGTCCGATGGCTCCTACGGGGTGCCCGAGGGCGTCATCCCCTCCTTCCCCTGCACCGCCGAGGACGGGGAGTGGAAGATCGTCCAGGGCCTGGAGATCGACGACTTCTCCCGCGCCAAGATCGACGCTTCCGCCGCGGAGCTCGTCGAGGAGAAGAACGCCGTCGCCGGCATGGGCCTGATCTGAGATCTGCCAACCGTAGTGATGGGCCCCGCCTCCACACTGGAGGCGGGGCCCATGCCGTTCGGGTTACCGGGATGCAAGCAACCAAAGGCTTCGTGAGCGAGCTATTCGTTTTATACTCTTTATGCTTAATGCGCCCGGGTCTGGGCTGACGACGTGGTCAGCCAGGCGGTGACTCCGCCCCGACCCTCCCATAGAAACAGCGTCGTTTCGAGGAGAACACCATGCGTAATCCCGTTCTGTCCCGGCGGCAGGCTCTGGTGGGCCTGTCCACCACCGCAGTCCTGGCCACGCTTGCCGCCTGTGGTACCACCGGCACCGAGGAGTCCGGTGCCGGATCCGGATCCCGCTCCGACTCGGTGGTCGTCGGTGAGGGTGATGACAGCCAGGTCGACGTAGTCACCTGGTGGTCGGCAGGATCCGAGAAGGAGGGACTGGCCGCCCTCGTGAAGGTGTTCGAGGAACAGTTCCCGCAAACCAAGTTTGAGAACAAGGCCGTGTCCGGCGGTGGTGGTTCCCAGGCCAAGCAGAAGCTCGCCGCGGACTTGGCCGCCGGCAACCCGCCCGACACCTACCAGGCCCACGCCGGCGCCGAGATCCAGGCGGACATCGAGGCCGGCTACCTGCTGGACATCTCCTCCCTGTACGACGAGTTCGGTCTCAACGACGCCTTCCCCGAGACCCTCATAGACCGACTGAGGGACTCCGAGGGCGCGATCTACTCCATCCCCTCAAACGTGCACCGCAATAACGTGGTGTGGGCCTCCATCGAGGTCCTGAAGGCCTCGGGACTGGACCCGGACAGCCCGGCAACGGACATCGAAGGCTGGATCGCGGACATGGAGAAGGTTAAGGCGGCCGGTTACACCCCCATCACCATGGGCATGGCCTGGACCCAGCTCGGACTGCTGGAGTCCGTGCTCATCGCCGACCTCGGTGCCGACTCCTACTCAGGGCTGTTCGACGGGAGTACCGACTGGGCGGGCGACGAGGTGGCGGCCGCGCTCAAGCACTACGAGACCATCGTGGGCTTCACCGATAAGTCCCTGTACACCGAGGACTGGGAGCCGGCCATGCGGCCGATCTTCGAGAACCAGGCCGCCTTCAACGTCATGGGCGACTGGGCGGTGGCCGGCTTCGACACCGCGGGCCTGACCGCGGGTACCGACTACACCTACTTCCCGGTGCCCGGCACCGACGGCGTGTTCGACTTCCTCGCCGATGCCTTCGCCCTCACCGATGGCGGCCCGCACCCGGGTGGCGGCAAGAACTGGCTGCAGTGCATCTCCACCAAGGAGGGGCAGATCGCCTTTAACACCGTTAAGGGCTCCATCCCCTCCCGCTCAGACCTGACCGAGGAAGAGAAGGCGCAGTTCTCCGAGTACCAGCGCTCCGCGATGGACTCCTTCAGCCAGGACACGATCGTCTCCTCCATCGCCCACGGCGCCGCCCTGCCGACCAAGGCGTCGGACGCGATGAATGATGCCCTGACCAAGTTCGCCCAGGGCGCCTCAGACGTCGCCACCCTGCAGTCCGAGCTTGCCGCGGCATACGCCTCGGTGGCCTGACCCGCGTGCTCGGGGCGGCGCGACTACTTGCCCCGCCCCGAGCACAGCGCCACTGTCAATCGCACTGGCAAATGCACAGCCAAATGCCGGTGGCGAACGCCACTGGATATTGTCTCACCCCACGCAGCGCGGGTGCGGGGAGACGAGTGCTGCCGCCCCGGCCGAGGCGACGCCAGCCGACAAACTTCAAGGAGCATCGTGAGCACTAGAACGACGTCGCGCCCCCGGCGGAGGAAGGCGAACTGGCGGAAGTGGGGGCCGGGGCTGCTGCTGATCTCGCCGTCCCTGGTCCTCATTGGCATATTCGTGTACGGCATGATCGGCGTGAACATCAACACCTCCCTGCTGGACACTCACACTGCGGCGCAGGTGTCGGGCAGGCGGTCCTCGCACGTCGTCGGCCTGGAGAACTTCGTCAACCTGTTCAAGAATCCGAACTTCCAGCACTCCTTCCTCAACCTGATTCTGTTCACCGTGGCCTTCCTGGCCGGAACCCTGGTCCTCGGCTTCCTGTGGGCGTGGCTGCTGGACAAGCCGATCAAGGGTGAGGGGCTGTTCCGGGCGGTGTTCCTGTTCCCCATGGCTGTGTCCTTCGTGGCCTCCGGCGTGGTGTGGCGGTGGCTGCTGAATTCCGCCCAGGGGGCACAGGCCTCCGGCCTCAACCGCCTGTTCGAAATGACGGGCCTGCGGTTCTTGGAGAACAGCTGGACGCAGCACACTACCTTCGGCATTCTCGCCATCGCCATCCCCGCGGTCTGGCAGCTGGCCGGTTATGTGATGGCCCTGTTCCTCGCAGGCTTCCGGGGAATCAACGAGGACCTGCGCGAGGCGGCGCGCGTGGACGGCGCCAACGAGTGGCAGCTGTACAAGTCGATCATCTTTCCCCAGCTGACACCGATCGCCCTGAGCGCCGTCATCATCATCGGACACATGTCGCTGAAGTCATTCGACCTGATCATGTCCATCACGGACCAGCGCACCTACTCCACGAAGGTGCCCGCCATTGACATGTTCAACTTCATGACCGACAACGACTACTCCAACGCCGCGGCAGTCGGCACGATCCTCCTCGTCATCGTCGCCATCGCCGTCATCCCGTACCTCATCCACGACGCGAAGGGCAGGTCCTGACATGGCCGTCGACGCCGCCGCTCTGACCGCCAAGCGGACCGTTACCCGGACCAGGGGTATCGCCTGGGGACAGGTGCTTCGTTACGTCCTGCTGCTGGCCTCGCTCGTCTTTGTGCTCATCCCCGTCTACGTCCTGTTCGTCACCTCCTTCAAGAACGGGGCGGAGGCCTCTCCGGCTACCACCTGGTACCTGCCGGACAGCTGGGACACCACCAACTGGACCAATGCGTGGAACGAGCTCAAGGGCGGCCTGGTCCGCTCCCTGATGCTGGTGATCCCTTCCTCCCTCATCTCTGCGATGCTGGGATCCGCCAACGGCTTCGTGCTGTCCAAGTGGCGCTTCCCCGGGGCGAACGTGGTGTTCACCCTGATCCTGTTCGGCATGTTCATCCCTTACCAGGCGGTAATGATTCCGCTGATGCGCATGGTCACCGGGGTTGGGCTGGGATTCGGCATCCCGACGCTGATCCTCATGCACGTGGTCTACGGCATTCCGATCTGCACACTGATCTTCCGCAACTACTACGAGTCGATTCCCGACGAGCTGATCGAGGCCGCCGAGGTCGACGGCGCCGGGATGCTGCGCACCTACTTCTCCGCGGTGCTGCCCATCTCCATCCCCAGCTTCGTGGTGGTCATCATTTGGCAGTTCACCAGCGCCTGGAACGACTTCCTGTTCGCCCTGTTCTTCGGCGGCGGGGCACAGTCGGGTCCGGTGACGCTGGCACTGAACAACCTGGCGCACGGTTCGATCATGGCCGACTACGGCGCCTCGATGTCCGGCGCGCTGATCGCCTCCGTCCCGACGCTGCTGGTGTACATCTTCCTGGGCAAGTACTTCGTTGGCGGCCTGATGGCCGGCTCCGTGAAGGGATGACGCGTTAAGCGCCCCGGCCCGCCCCACCCCGGCTCGCCCCGCCCACCCCGCACCCTCGCCGAGATCGGTAGACGTTACGTGCCGAGGTCGGTCGAATTGGCGAGCGCGCTACAGTCATCCACATGGCACATCGAGGCTCCCGCAGCTCCAAGCGTCCCTACGCGGCGGGCCACAGGCCCCTGGACATGGACCGCCTGGCCTCCGTGCCGCGTACCCAGGTCGGCCCCGGAGGAGCGGAGTTCACGGTGCGGCGCGTTCGTGGCGGGAACAAGGATTATCTCTGCCCCGGCTGCAACCGGACGATCCCAGCCGGCACCCCGCATGTAGTGGCATGGAGCAACGAATCGTTGTTTGGCCCGGAGCGCGGCTTGGAGGAGCGGCGTCACTGGCATACCTCGTGCTGGGAGCGGCGCCTGTGGTGAGAAGAACTTCCCAATCCCGGAGCAGCCGCACGAACCGGTTAGGCCAGTGGTTCGGGAGAGCGCTCCTCCCAGCCTGGTAACAGCCGATCCAGAGCGGTGCGCAGCGGCACGATATCGCCGTCGCGACCGCCCTCACCAATGGTCATGGGGACCGGTTCCTCCGCTGGGTCTACGCCGAACAGATGATCGCGCAGTCCCAGTGCCCGGGTAAGGATGTAGAAGCGCCCAGAGGTATCGATGCCCACCGACTGATCCTGACGCAGGTACCAGCCGGTCAGCGGTGTGCGCGCCGATCCGCCCCCGTATCCCTTGACCCGCAGCGGCTGCGCTGCCAGGCCCTCGGCCTTGGCGACGGCGAGGAACAGGGAGACGATCCGTGCGGCGCGCTGATGCTCGGCATTCTGCCTAGCCGTGAGCATCCGGGCCCGCTCGGCCGCGGCCTCCCGACGGCGTTGCGCCCAGTCTCCGGGCTCGGAATCACGCGGGGGCGCAGGTGACCGCTGTGCTTGCGGGGCGTCGGCGGAATTGGCTCGAGCGGGGGAGGGATCGGCGTCCTTGCTGTCCATAGCACCAGACTACGACGATGTGCCATGGTGTCTGTGGCGCGCTTGTCGCACACTAGAGCTATGCAGTCACCAAGCCCACCTCAGCAGCGCCCTTCAGAGTCTTTTGCAGCGCAGCCCCGGGACGGGCGCACCGCGCGGCTTCACATCAACCTTGATCCGACCTCCACCGAGCCGGTGTTCTCGCAGATATGCGCGGCGGTGAAGGCGGATATCGCGGACGGTCGGCTACCTGCAGGCAGTCGCCTGCCCCCTACACGTGCTCTCGCGGCCCAGCTGAGCATCGCCATAAACACGGTGGCGAAGGCATACCGTGAGCTCGAGGCGCAGGGCTATATAGAGGGCCGCGGGCGCCGCGGTACCTTCGTGCGCGACCCGTCGGGGGCTGCCGGGGATCGCGAAGTCATGCGCTTCGTCACCACCATGCGCTCCTTGGGAGTGCCGCTGGAGGACGCGCTGGAACAGGTGCGCCGCGCCTGGCCCTGACCGCCGGCCCGCCCGGCCCGGTGGCTTCCGCTGCAGAGCCGCCCCGCGCATTCACCGGGTGCGGGCCGCGGACCGCGGGTGCTCGTCCGGATCACCCTCAGCCTGCGGATCCGCAGTATCCTCAGCCTCGTCCGCCTCGACGTCGGCTGCGGCCTCTGCTTCGGATTCTTGCGCCGGAGCGCCGTCGGCCTCGGCTCCCAGCGCCTCGGTGATCACATCCGAGAAGACCGGAACCGGAGGCACCGCGTTGCCGAGGACGCCTCGCATCTCCTCCAGGTAGCCGGCAACGGAGTCCCGCTGGCGCTCCAGCTCCTCCACATCCCGCGCTGCCGCGGACTTCTCGGCGTCGGCGTCGGCCCGGGCGTCCTCGATCAGCTGCTTGGCCTGCTCGCGGGCCTGCTGCACAATCTCCTCCGCCTGCCGGGTCGACTCCTCAAGGCGAGCCTGGGCGGACTCATCGGTCTCGGCGCGCACGGCCTCGGCCCGCTTGAGTGCTTCTTCCAGTCGAGCCTCGGCATCGGCCGCCTGCGCCTGTGCCTGCTCATGCATCTGTGCGATACGGGTGCGCGTGGCCTCGTGCGCGGCCGCATCCTCCTGGGCGGCGGCCTCGTGCGCGGCCGCAACTTCCAAAGTGGCCTGCTGACGCAGCTCTGCGGCCTGCGCGCGAGCGGCCTCTGCATCAGCCTGGGCCGAACGGCGCAGCTCATCGGACTCGCGGCGTGCCGAGCTCAGCAGCTCCTCCGCCTCGGCGCGGGCCTTCTCAACGGTGAGCCGGGCCTCCTCCCTTGCTGCGTTAAGTGCCGACTCCGTCTGCTCGGAAGTGGAGCGCCGCAGCTCCTCGGCCTCCTGCGTCGCGGAATCACGCCGCTCGGTGGCCTCACGCTCGGAGGTCACGGCCAGCTGCGCCGCAGCCTTCTGCGCCTGGGCACGTACGACCTGGGCCTCACGCTCCGCAGTGGCACGGAGCTCGGTGGCGGCGGACTCGGCGTCAGCGGAAATCTGGGCTGCCCGGCGCTCAGCCGTGCCGACAAGCTCGTCCGCCCGGGCCTGGGCGTTAGCCAGCGTGGTGTCCGCCTCGCTCTTGCTGCGGGCGCGCAGCTCAGCGGCGTCGCGACGGGCGTCGGACAGGAGAGAGGCCGCTTCGGAAGAGCTGCGCTCGGACAGGTTCGCCGCATTGGCGCGCGTGCGGGTCAGCAGCGCATTCGCCTCCGCGTTCGCCTTGGACAGGACGGAGGCACTCTGCTCCTCGGCGCTGCGCAGCAATTGCTCGATACGTGACCCCAGCCCCGCATAGGTCGGTTTGTCGGACTCACGCAAGCGCCGCTGGGCCTCCGCGAGCTCACCGGCCAGGGTCATCGCCCGCTGGTCGAGGCTGGCGACCTCTCGGCGGGCATCCCGCAGCTGGCGATTGAGTGCCTCCAGCCGCTGGTCGACCTGCGCACGATCGTATCCACGCATGGTGATGGCGAACTCTTCGGTGTCCTCGGCCACGTCAACTCTCCTCCTGGGCCGGGTTGGGACGGCCCCACCAACACAGCGTAGCGCCTGCACAATCCGCGCGGAATCGGTAAATACTGCGGTTGTCCGGGGAGCCTCGCGGCCACCGCCGTAAATCCACGGAATCGACTTGTCAGTAGACTCGGCGGTGCCGCGATGACCGCGACGACTCGGCGCGTCCCGGCCCTGTGATCAGCGCGGAGCCGGACTTTGACCTAGGCTTCAGCTTATGGCGCAGCAGCCTGTGATCTTCGCCGGTAGCGGTGCGAGCCGGCGGCGCTCATGGGATTCTGGCGCACGGCCGCGTCCTTCGCCGTTACCGCGGCGTCGATGCGAGTCGTGCACGCCTGCCCGTCGGCTAGGCGGGTCCATGTCCACGAGTCCGAGGAGAAGCGCGTCGTGAATCGACGGATCCTGAGCGTGATCATTGCCGTTCTCGGCCTGGTCGCCATTGCCCTGGCAGTCTGCTCCGCCACCGTGTGGCGCCCCAGCTCGACTGCACAGGCGAGCCTCGCCCAGAACCCCGACCAGCACTACGTCGTCACCGAGCCGGGCGTACTGAGCCTCGTCGAGTCCGACGTGAAGGTCACCGCCACCGCCGCATCAGCCGATCAGCAGGTCTTCATCGCGGTTGGGCATGCGCAGGATGTCGACGCCTGGCTTGCCGCGGACCCCTTCATCTCCGTGACCGGCCTGCTGGACTGGAACACGCTCGCCTCCGAGGCGGTAACTACACGCTGTCCCGAAGACGCGGCGGTCCCCACATCCGCGGCCTCCGCGTCCGCCGAGGACGCGACCGCCGCGGCTACCGCCGCGGAGTCCGGGGCGACGGAGGGATCCGAGGGCTGCACCGACCTGGAGAACAGCGATGCCGATCCCGCTGACTCGGACCTGTGGATCACCTCCAAGACGGGCACCGGCTCGGCCACGCTCGAGCTGGACACCTCCGGATCCGATCTGGTGGTGCTGGTAGCCACCGACGGCGCCTCCAACGCCCCTCAGCTGTCG is from Actinomyces sp. 432 and encodes:
- a CDS encoding ABC transporter substrate-binding protein, which codes for MRNPVLSRRQALVGLSTTAVLATLAACGTTGTEESGAGSGSRSDSVVVGEGDDSQVDVVTWWSAGSEKEGLAALVKVFEEQFPQTKFENKAVSGGGGSQAKQKLAADLAAGNPPDTYQAHAGAEIQADIEAGYLLDISSLYDEFGLNDAFPETLIDRLRDSEGAIYSIPSNVHRNNVVWASIEVLKASGLDPDSPATDIEGWIADMEKVKAAGYTPITMGMAWTQLGLLESVLIADLGADSYSGLFDGSTDWAGDEVAAALKHYETIVGFTDKSLYTEDWEPAMRPIFENQAAFNVMGDWAVAGFDTAGLTAGTDYTYFPVPGTDGVFDFLADAFALTDGGPHPGGGKNWLQCISTKEGQIAFNTVKGSIPSRSDLTEEEKAQFSEYQRSAMDSFSQDTIVSSIAHGAALPTKASDAMNDALTKFAQGASDVATLQSELAAAYASVA
- a CDS encoding dicarboxylate/amino acid:cation symporter, with the translated sequence MRRFLARGGILVWVLAAIILALLLGSIQIGGSHLVPVPVGRVFSTFSNLFSQFLSFSIPLIIIGLVTPAIADLGRGAGRWLAITAAIAYSSTLFAGFVTYLVCAATLPRVLGGTTLADVEEPGSALDTYFSVEMPAPVGVMTALLLSFVLGIGLSMVPRGVMRKGFIEFRAIITSLIERIIIPLLPLHIFGIFLNLTYTGEAWAIMRTLLRVVVVVLVLEVLILGVQYLVAGAVGRKNPVRALVTMLPAYLTALGTSSSAATIPVTLRQARKNGVADAVASFTVPLCATIHLAGSTSKIFAFAFAIALTQGITVSAAQWIGFIFMLGITMVAAPGVPGGAIMAATGLLSSMLGFDDAQVALMIATYIALDAFGTATNVTGDGAIAIVVDRLAHGRIGPEGEPENTRELAFDGMKYLDRVSVEGVVSAEELEASAAAAGPNAVSR
- a CDS encoding GntR family transcriptional regulator, which encodes MQSPSPPQQRPSESFAAQPRDGRTARLHINLDPTSTEPVFSQICAAVKADIADGRLPAGSRLPPTRALAAQLSIAINTVAKAYRELEAQGYIEGRGRRGTFVRDPSGAAGDREVMRFVTTMRSLGVPLEDALEQVRRAWP
- a CDS encoding carbohydrate ABC transporter permease, giving the protein MAVDAAALTAKRTVTRTRGIAWGQVLRYVLLLASLVFVLIPVYVLFVTSFKNGAEASPATTWYLPDSWDTTNWTNAWNELKGGLVRSLMLVIPSSLISAMLGSANGFVLSKWRFPGANVVFTLILFGMFIPYQAVMIPLMRMVTGVGLGFGIPTLILMHVVYGIPICTLIFRNYYESIPDELIEAAEVDGAGMLRTYFSAVLPISIPSFVVVIIWQFTSAWNDFLFALFFGGGAQSGPVTLALNNLAHGSIMADYGASMSGALIASVPTLLVYIFLGKYFVGGLMAGSVKG
- a CDS encoding malate dehydrogenase — protein: MANAPVNITVTGAAGNIGYALLFRIASGALLGPDQRVNLRLLEIPQAVKAAEGTAMELFDSAFSTLGSVDIFDDPKQAFEGANIAFLVGSMPRKAGMERSDLLSANGGIFGPQGEALGAGAADDIKVLVVGNPANTNALIAASHAGDIPASRFTAMTRLDHNRALAQLAAKAGCHVSDIDKVTIWGNHSTTQYPDLTHATIKGEPVTDILADRAWVEDDFIPTVAKRGAAIIEARGASSAASAASAAIDHVRDWCLGTTSAWTSAAVMSDGSYGVPEGVIPSFPCTAEDGEWKIVQGLEIDDFSRAKIDASAAELVEEKNAVAGMGLI
- a CDS encoding carbohydrate ABC transporter permease, with the translated sequence MSTRTTSRPRRRKANWRKWGPGLLLISPSLVLIGIFVYGMIGVNINTSLLDTHTAAQVSGRRSSHVVGLENFVNLFKNPNFQHSFLNLILFTVAFLAGTLVLGFLWAWLLDKPIKGEGLFRAVFLFPMAVSFVASGVVWRWLLNSAQGAQASGLNRLFEMTGLRFLENSWTQHTTFGILAIAIPAVWQLAGYVMALFLAGFRGINEDLREAARVDGANEWQLYKSIIFPQLTPIALSAVIIIGHMSLKSFDLIMSITDQRTYSTKVPAIDMFNFMTDNDYSNAAAVGTILLVIVAIAVIPYLIHDAKGRS